A genomic stretch from Vanrija pseudolonga chromosome 6, complete sequence includes:
- the wdr61 gene encoding WD repeat-containing protein 61 has protein sequence MSSNLVYLQGEATPPQREALWALQWTQHGIVSGDADGVVRLHDPTDLELAVNEFAVHPLAVSSLSAAGSLSLSTSLDGAVVAIDLEGGKVRGRVDTGRAAVGEGLGELPAYAAALHPSSSAFAWSGRGSRLAIRALDLSAEDEAGAGILSGTGSVVETVKGRFGMDVQFSPDGAQIAVGMETGHVVIVDAETATVLTTYSAHAMGVRTVSWSPDSQWLYSGSDDARIVLHDVRAGAKSGARGEGAAAILQGHQGWVLTTAASPDGRLLGSGGADSLVKLWDIGQRACVSTSTADAEVWGFAWQPEVEGGLPPGKQFAVAGDDKKVSLYRAAGAV, from the exons ATG tcGAGCAACCTCGTCTACCTACAAGGCGAAGCGACGCCAC CACAAAGAGAAGCCCTCTGGGCGCTCCAATGGACGCAGCACGGCATCGTCTCCGGCGAcgcggacggcgtcgtgcgcctgCACGACCCGAcggacctcgagctcgccgtcaacGAGTTCGCGGTCCACCCGCTCGCCGTGAGCTCGCTCAGTGCGGCAGGCTCGCTGTCGCTCAGCACGAGCCTGgacggcgcggtcgtcgcgatTGATTTGGAGGGGGGCAAGGTGCGCGGGCGCGTTGACACGGGGCGGGCTGCTGTGGGCGAGGGGCTTGGCG AACTGCCCGCATACGCCGCAGCCCTGcacccctcctcgtcggccttcgCGTGGTCCGGCCGCGGGTCGCGCCTCGCgatccgcgcgctcgacctgtcggcggaggacgaggctggCGCGGGGATTCTCTCTGGGACCGGCAGCGTGGTGGAGACGGTCAAGGGCCGGTTCGGCATGGACGTGCAGTTT TCACCCGACGGAGCGCAGATTGCCGTCGGCATGGAGACGGGCCacgtcgtcattgtcgacgccgagacggcgaccGTGCTGACCACGTACTCTGCGCACGCGATGGGTGTGCGGACGGTCTCGTGGAGCCCCGACTCGCAG TGGCTCTACTCGGGCTCGGACGACGCACGTATCGTCCTGCACGACGTGCGTGCCGGTGCCAAgtcgggcgcgcggggcgagggcgcggctGCCATTCTGCAGGGACACCAGGGATGGGTCCTCACTACTGCTGCTTCGCCTGACGGGCGGCTGCTGGGCTCTGG CGGAGCCGACTCCCTCGTCAAGCTCTGGGATATCGGCCAGCGCGCGTGCGTGTCCACGTcgaccgccgacgccgaggtctGGGGCTTTGCGTGgcagcccgaggtcgagggcggccttCCCCCCGGCAAGCAGTTCGCCGTCGCTGGTGACGACAAGAAGGTCTCGCTTTACCGTGCTGCGGGCGCGGTCTAG
- the SRV2 gene encoding Adenylyl cyclase-associated protein, giving the protein MFRLRAFQTLLDGSRDASEQKVELNSLRRLCARGIPEHPSHLRPLAYSLLLGILPADKRQWKRTARRQREQYYSLAKTFLEEAEAAPASFEPLSRNDALLVRIAKDIERVDLPVLRTRTVPSRSSPLAPPPDAEGATSPLSPTSSDSDGPVNEDAARADSPVKRQRRRSRAAARATEPLLSRRALFNRLELREEVAAYARRPSVKGKEKASDSTPLPPRIVLSKDQDKVASPTDTVAAGITPSLSLTIPNDHDSSQPPSPITLLSPKLVANGHPSAFPTSSILLADKHSECLTRLLYIFLRTNPQYTYGPNFVDIVVPLYLVYSETRFGKAKSLSRGRYAEEETYWAFTALMAEFGDVVGLPAGDDSAVTSALERLGRRVRWADEQLWTTLRDRNLDPASPLYSYQWITGLLTHDRAHLLPLWDFMFAESPCTPDNNPKVDLMVDICTAMVGLCKKQVLLPPPTPLPAGRTSMWQDVVGAEPKLEPEDPEAAFVRCLQLFRHYPLDQVGGVSAVLNTAFELSQARRAAQIQGDDPDAPGWMEARDAAANRPSWASAALRGASASTGKLWSHYTESDAAASLAKASSNWTASAISTWQSTGSRKVTPTSPPPASSSPGWTAKAAGWFGRKRDDDDVSVSGSEYDSTSSSPTKTLSPRQSYGNTYTSVPAAGVTARRNRSDSAVSNTSAMSVASLQEKLTGIASSLTSSVTNTPQQRVTSGPRPLLLSGAARRASNNSAGGRSPRMSPQPNSNFSSPPGSLDGHRSNRTSLASGSRPAYPIGLATKKSRQSSLSSGTHTPPVRRKESIDTTSTYTTFESSSSSMARSGDSVSSLGALGAPIGLTPLATREYAESTVRAPSPAPAPAPAPAPVVQPPLPTSSPAPASPTEPITIPTPQIAHLTDEDYEHVYEPAEDSFILLDALEADAAVLRDLKPALAVEIGSGSGIASTFVASMLGDDEVCILSTDINKYAADATKRTAAANDVYLNPVLSDLLTGLKPRIAGKIDLLIFNPPYVETEETERAVTQDQRDIGGAWAGGQYGMTVTNKILQQLPALLAPGGRFYLVAIHQNKPDEIIARMRAVGLECKTMIKRRAGRELLSVIRMIRPVHVPAPVIAPTPTPATRVLGPRKQVAAAVPSPQPRVAEAPAKSPRPRESVYDDEDAYGDLLDAYEAKRLEAVTSRLEDVAVSQQSVAATASLRTPTVGVHDSLAPHVAAAGAGAVAGATAVAATTPRTPSAPAPPPPPPPPPAAPVEEELTPAVKAYQDDIVNGLAAEFSANAAKVGGLVQEHSALVAPLVQSQLEFLKFASQYAKPAASAFGPLLKPQADAIGAIMEAKDKLGRSKEGRDWGAAFSVLGEGAGAWGWVQVEPAPAPYVLEMKNASQFWVDRVIKQYKETKPEAVEWARSFVALIDGLQKYVKQWHTTGVVWNAKGAPAPKEIPVTGAPATPAATPPASGPPPPPPPPPAAASNGGGGGGGHAALLASLNKGGDITSGLRKVDSSQQTHKNPELRAAGVVPEKKTSSPPPIKAKPASFSKAAPKKPAKTELVDGNKWVVEYHEDNRNIVIDDVALHHTVHIFNCKNTVVQIKGKINAVNVLNCKKTSVVVENLVSGLSITSSPSFEVQVTGLVPTIQIDQTDSGIVYLSKETVATTEIITSKTSAINISIPTGDEGDFKESPVPEQLKSRVVDGKLVTEIVEHAG; this is encoded by the exons atGTTCAGGCTGCGCGCGTTTCAGACGCTGCTGGACGGCTCGCGCGATGCGTCTGAACAAAAAGTAGAGCTCAACTCGCTCAGGCGTCTCTGCGCCCGAG GCATCCCCGAGCACCCGAGCCATctccgcccgctcgcctACTCGCTGCTTCTTGGCATCCTCCCAGCAGACAAGCGCCAGTGGAAGCGcaccgctcgccgccagcgcgagcagtACTAC TCCCTAGCAAAGACATTTctcgaggaagccgaggcaGCTCCAGCG TCCTTTGAACCCTTGTCTCGGAACGACGCACTGCTCGTGCGCATTGCCAAAGATatcgagcgcgtcgacttACCCGTGCTACGCACACGCACCGTGCCctcccgctcgtcgcctcTCGCACCTCCTCCCGATGCCGAaggcgcgacctcgccgctctcgcccaCGTCGTCTGACAGCGACGGCCCCGTcaacgaggacgcggcgagggccgacTCGCCAGTCAAGAGGCAACGACGGCGATCGCGTGCCGCGGCCCGTGCAACTGAACCGCTCCTGTCTCGTCGTGCGCTCTTCAATCGGCTCGAGTTGCGCGAAGAGGTAGCGGCATATGCGCGTAGACCATcggtcaagggcaaggagaaggcgtCGGACTCTACTCCCTTGCCACCTCGTATCGTCCTCTCCAAAGACCAAGACAAGGTGGCGTCCCCCACAGACACGGTAGCCGCCGGCATCACACCATCACTATCCCTCACCATTCCCAACGACCACGACAGCTCGCAGCCACCGTCGCCCATCACCTTGCTGTCGCCCAAACTAGTCGCTAATGGCCACCCCAGTGCCTTCCCGACTTCTTCGATTCTCTTGGCAGACAAGCACTCCGAGTGCCTTACCCGCTTGCTCTACATCTTCCTCCGCACCAACCCACAGTACACCTACGGCCCAAACTTTGTTGACATTGTCGTCCCTCTCTACCTCGTCTACTCGGAGACACGGTTTGGCAAGGCCAAGTCGCTCAGCCGCGGTCGCtatgccgaggaggagacaTACTGGGCGTTCACTGCGCTCATGGCCGAGTTTGGTGATGTTGTTGGCCTACCAGCCGGCGACGATAGTGCCGTGACAAGCGCACTAGAGCGTctgggacgacgagtacgaTGGGCCGATGAGCAACTATGGACGACGCTTCGCGATCGcaacctcgaccccgcctcgccgctctaCAGCTACCAGTGGATCACTGGCCTTCTGACCCACGACCGAGCCCACCTTCTGCCACTGTGGGACTTTATGTTTGCCGAGTCCCCCTGCACGCCCGACAATAACCCCAAGGTCGACTTGATGGTGGACATTTGCACCGCCATGGTTGGTCTGTGCAAGAAGCAGGTGCTCCTTCCTCCGCCCACACCACTGCCCGCCGGACGCACGAGCATGTGGCAAGATGTTGTGGGGGCCGAGCCGAAGTTGGAGCCCGAAGATCCCGAAGCGGCCTTTGTGAGATGTCTACAGCTCTTCAGGCACTATCCGctcgaccaggtcggcggcgtcagcgcaGTGTTAAACACGGCCTTCGAGCTGTCTCaggctcgccgcgccgcgcagatCCAGGGTGACGATCCCGACGCTCCGGGCTGGATGGAGGCTCGTGACGCTGCGGCGAACAGGCCCAGCTGGGCAAGCGCTGCGCttcgcggcgcgtcggcgtcgacgggcaaACTGTGGTCGCATTACACCGAGTCGGATGCGGCAGCATCGCTCGCCAAAGCATCATCCAACTGGACAGCGTCGGCCATCTCAACGTGGCAGAGCACCGGCAGCAGAAAGGTGACTCCGacgtcgccaccaccggcaAGTTCCAGCCCCGGGTGGACTGCCAAGGCCGCAGGATGGTTTGGCCGGAaacgagacgacgacgatgtctCGGTCTCGGGATCAGAGTACGACTCGACGTCATCCTCGCCAACAAAgacgctgtcgccgaggcagagCTACGGCAACACCTACACGTCCGTTCCCGCTGCGGGTGTTACTGCTCGCAGAAACCGCAGTGACAGTGCTGTCTCGAACACGTCGGCCATGTCGGTCGCCAGCTTACAAGAGAAGCTCACTGGTATCGCCTCATCGCTCACCAGCTCGGTTACGAACACTCCGCAACAGCGCGTTACCTCAGGACCCCGCCCGCTTCTGTTGTCTGGTGCGGCACGTCGCGCAAGCAACAACTCAGCCGGAGGGCGCAGCCCGCGCATGTCGCCCCAGCCGAACAGCAACTTCTCCAGTCCGCCAGGAAGCCTCGATGGACATCGGAGCAACCGCACCAGCCTTGCCTCGGGCAGTCGACCTGCCTACCCCATTGGCCTGGCAACCAAGAAGAGTCGGCAGTCGAGCCTGTCATCTGGCACGCACACGCCGCCGGTCCGCAGGAAAGAGAGCATCgacacgacctcgacgtaCACAACGTTTGAGAGCAGTTCGTCATCGATGGCCCGGTCAGGCGACAGCGTGTCGTCGCTTGGTGCGCTCGGTGCGCCAATCGGCCTGACGCCGTTAGCGACTCGGGAGTACGCCGAGTCGACAGTGCGTGCGCCTTCACCAGCCCCGGCTCCAGCACCAGCTCCGGCACCTGTCGTTCAGCCACCCCTCCCAACCTCTTCGCCTGCGCCTGCATCGCCCACGGAGCCCATCACCATTCCTACGCCACAGATTGCGCacctcaccgacgaggacTACGAGCACGTGTACGAGCCTGCCGAGGACTCGTTCATCCTccttgacgccctcgaggccgacgccgctgttCTTCGTGATCTCAAGCCCGCGCTGGCTGTCGAGAttggctcgggctcgggtATCGCCTCTACGTTTGTTGCCAGCATGCtcggcgatgacgaggtgTGCATTCTCTCCACCGACATCAACAAGTACGCTGCGGACGCCACGAAGCgcactgccgctgccaacGACGTGTACCTCAACCCAGTGCTCTCAGACCTGCTCACTGGCCTCAAACCCCGCATCGCTGGCAAGATCGACCTGCTCATCTTCAACCCGCCGTATGTCGAGACGGAGGAGACGGAGCGTGCCGTCACTCAGGACCAGCGCGACAttggcggcgcgtgggctGGCGGACAGTACGGCATGACTGTGACGAACAAGATtctgcagcagctgccg GCGCTTCTCGCCCCCGGAGGCCGCTTTTACCTCGTGGCTATTCACCAGAACAAGCCTGACGAGATCATTGCGCGCATGCGTGCCGTCGGACTCGAGTGCAAG ACTATGATCaagcgccgagccggccgcgagctcctgTCTGTCATTAGAATGATCCGCCCTGTCCACGTCCCCGCGCCGGTGATTgctccgacgccgacgccggccacGCGCGTCCTGGGGCCGCGCAAGCAGGTCGCAGCGGCTGTCCCGTCGCCTCAGCCCCGTGTTGCCGAGGCACCTGCCAAgtcgccccgcccacgcgAGTCGGTctatgacgacgaggacgcgtaCGGCGACTTACTCGATGCTTATGAGGC GAAGCGGCTTGAGG CCGTCACCTcccgcctcgaggacgtcgccgTCTCGCAGCAGTCCGTCGCGGCCACTGCCTCGCTGCGCACGCCCACCGTTGGCGTCCacgactcgctcgcgccccacgtcgctgcggctggcgcgggcgCTGTCGCAGGCGCcacggccgtggcggcgacgacaccgcgcacgccgtccgcgccggcgccgcctcccccgccccctcctccgcccgccgcgccggtcgaggaggagctcacgcccgccgtCAAGGCGTACCAGGATGACATTGTGAAcgggctcgccgccgagttcAGCGCCAACGCTGCCAAGGTTGGCGGCTTGGTCCAAGAGCAC tccgccctcgtcgccccccTCGTCCAGAGCCAGCTCGAGTTCCTCAAGTTTGCCTCGCAGTacgccaagcccgccgctTCTGCCTTCGGGCCCCTCCTCAAGCCCCAGGCCGACGCCATCGGCGCCATTATggaggccaaggacaagctcggccgCTCAAAGGAGGGCCGCGACTGGGGAGCAGCCTTCtcggtcctcggcgagggtgcCGGTGCATGGGGATGGGTGCAGGTCGAacccgcacccgcgccgTACGTGCTTGAGATGAAGAACGCATCCCAGTTCTGGGTCGACCGCGTCATCAAGCAGTACAAGGAGACCAAGCCCGAGGCTGTCGAGTGGGCGCGCTCGTTTGTCGCCCTGATCGACGGCCTGCAAAAGTACGTCAAGCAGTGGCACACGACTGGTGTGGTGTGGAACGCGAagggtgcgccggcgcccaagGAGATCCCAGTGACCGGTGCTCCTGCCACGccagccgcgacgccgcctgCGAGCggccctcccccgcctccccctccccctcctgcTGCCGCGTCGaacggtggcggcggcggcggcggccacgctgcgctcctcgcctcgctcaaCAAGGGCGGCGACATCACATCGGGCCTGCGCAAGGTCGACTCGTCGCAGCAAACGCACAAGAACCccgagctgcgcgctgcCGGTGTCGTgcccgagaagaagacgTCGTCTCCCCCGCCgatcaaggccaagcccgcATCCTTCTCCAAAGCGGCGCCCAAGAAGCCCGCAAAGACCGAGCTTGTCGATGGCAACAAGTGGGTTGTCGAGTACCACGAGGACAACCGGAACATTGTCATCGACGACGTTGCGCTCCACCACACGGTGCACATCTTCAACTGCAAGAACACTGTTGTGCAGATCAAGGGCAAGATCAATGCCGTCAACGTTCTCAACTGCAAGAAGACGAGCGTGGTGGTTGAGAACCTCGTGTCGGGCCTGAGCATTACCTCGAGCCCCAGCTTCGAGGTCCAGGTTACTGGCCTCGTCCCCACGATCCAGATTGACCAGACCGACTCGGGCATCGTCTACCTGTCCAAGGAGACTGTGGCGACGACCGAGATCATCACGTCCAAGACGAGCGCCATCAACATTTCCATCCCaacgggcgacgagggcgacttCAAGGAGAGCCCCGTGcccgagcagctcaagagccgcgtcgtcgacggcaagcttGTCACGGAGATTGTAGAGCACGCGGGATAG
- the Bbox1 gene encoding Gamma-butyrobetaine dioxygenase translates to MTSLVRAAPLRLRPIAPAAVRYASSSSGPSKKPAKVLESKLDSFASSIETPLLTNPVKDHPSPNKAGAQTWVPRPRTPSSPGSSAGGFKGRPAPVLRTNKLAGSFALSESEQREIKSSKPPKPAYNGKGATRKAAPPPTNGGSRPQLRAVQSSARGGSSDPNIRTLLKSPDEGIITVGPGYIQYKGPKNPADLLGGSRPVTMNSIISLPRLRDACPCANCIDPSTRQKNHTSGEAYRLVRALGNEVLDGSKIHMATDDVTQEHGIEVHWPAVGENVAEAHTSYYPLSLIRRISAERLRGTSYLNHKLKRQLWDRETLLANQHNLHTTYAELNGAAPGQPLAAKPEVLLKVLEQLQIYGIAILTGVPTDKTGNKDCELRNVVEQIGLLRNTFYGETWDVKSVPQAKNVAYTNVNLGLHMDLLYFALPPRFQLLHCLRNRVIGGASYFVDSFKAAAAFIEEHPDLAKVLRSNKLEYEYDNDGHYLSYQHHVIPTTPLATGTLHTAVAWSPPFQAPPVRAARDTTFTQPSDPVAATRVENELYEALSKFQEELDKEKYKYEFLLKEGDLVLFDNQRTLHARREFRDRTYDEVQRDGTVIVPGEPTRWLKGAYIDGSTVWDKVVSLNDSVRQGPTA, encoded by the exons atGACCAGCCTCGTCCGCGCTGCGCCCCTCCGGCTCCGGCCCatcgcgcccgcggcggtgcgttacgcgtcgtcctcctctggACCGTCCAAGAAACCGgccaaggtgctcgagaGCAAGCTCGACTCGTTTGCATCGTCCATCGAGACCCCGCTGCTCACCAACCCCGTCAAGGACCACCCCTCGCCCAACAAGGCAGGCGCTCAGACCTGGgtgccccgcccccgcacaCCGAGCTCACCAGGCTCGAGCGCGGGTGGGTTCAAGGGCCGCCCGGCACCCGTGCTGCGTACCAACAAGCTCGCGGGGAGCTTTGCCTtgagcgagagcgagcagCGTGAGATCAAGTCGTCCAAGCCCCCCAAGCCGGCCTACAACGGTAAGGGTGCGACGCGTAAGGCTGCCCCTCCGCCTACGAACGGTGGGTCGCGCCCCCAGCTCCGCGCGGTCCAGTCCTCGGCGCGTGGCGGTTCCTCCGACCCCAACATTCGCACACTTCTCAAGTCGCCCGACGAGGGCATCATCACCGTGGGACCCGGGTACATCCAGTACAAGGGCCCGAAGAACCCCGCCGACTTGCTCGGCGGCTCGAGGCCGGTGACCATGAACAGCATCATCTCGCTGCCACGACTCCGCGATGCCTGCCCCTGTGCCAACTGTATTGACCCGTCGACCCGCCAGAAGAATCACACGTCTGGCGAGGCGTACCGGCTCGTTcgcgccctcggcaacgaggtcctcgacggcTCAAAGATCCACAtggcgaccgacgacgtgACACAGGAGCATGGAATCGAGGTCCACTGGCCTGCGGTGGGAGAGAATGTGGCGGAAGCGCACACGTCCTACTACCCACTCTCGCTTATTCGGCGTATTTCGGCTGAACGCCTCCGCGGCACGAGCTATCTGAACCACAAGCTCAAGCGCCAACTGTGGGACCGCGAGACGCTGCTTGCCAACCAGCATAACCTGCACACCACGTACGCGGAGCTCAATGGCGCCGCGCCTGGCCAgccgctcgctgccaagCCCGAGGTGCTCCTcaaggtcctcgagcagctccagATCTACGGCATCGCTATCCTGACGGGTGTCCCGACCGACAAGACGGGCAACAAGGACTGCGAGCTCCGCAACGTTGTTGAGCAGATTGGTCTCCTGCGCAACACGTTCTACGGAGAGACGTGGGACGTCAAGTCCGTACCGCAGGCCAAGAACGTTGCGTACACCAACGTCAACCTCGGTCTTCATATGGATCTTCT CTACTTTGCGCTCCCTCCACGCTTCCAGCTCTTGCACTGCCTGCGTAACCGTGTCATTGGTGGCGCGTCGTACTTTGTCGACTCGttcaaggccgccgctgccttcATCGAGGAACACCCCGACCTTGCCAAGGTTCTGCGCAGCAACAAGCTCGAGTATGAGtacgacaacgacggccaCTACTTGAGCTACCAACACCATGTCATCCCGACCACGCCCCTCGCGACCGGAACCCTTCACACGGCTGTCGCCTGGTCGCCTCCATTCCAGGCCCCTCCTGTTCGTGCAGCTCGGGACACGACCTTTACGCAGCCATCAGACCCCGTGGCTGCTACGCGCGTGGAAAACGAGCTGTACGAGGCTCTGTCCAAGTTCCAAGAAgagctcgacaaggagaagTACAAGTACGAGTTCTtgctcaaggagggcgactTGGTGCTGTTTGACAACCAGCGCACGCTCCATGCCCGCCGCGAGTTCCGCGACCGTACCTATGACGAGGTGCAACGCGACGGCACGGTCATTGTCCCTGGCGAGCCGACGCGCTGGCTCAAGGGCGCGTACATTGACGGCTCGACCGTTTGGGACAAGGTTGTGTCGCTCAACGACAGCGTAAGGCAGGGCCCTACGGCGTAA
- the ligE gene encoding Beta-etherase — MTIDTANPLIVYGLALEKNQDINVGPYAWKTEVDLGYVATLGIPYKLVGRTYDEIRGSFEGETGNPKVTVPTIVTDEGYITDSWVIAEWLESKYGKPERSLFGGSEEGKAFARFINLWADNDLGDQVKILFAPWLYQAQDPVSAGWFRKTKLGDSQEAVDGLVKASKDPQWVDNQSAVVRDKLQTLEKQLALNKEAGRGPFIAGTEYPTHADAAVFGWYAASAAVRPYDLVEKIWNHESLPLVSGWVKDVSRVSGVKVTYPY; from the exons ATGACTATCGACACTGCGAACCCGCTGATCGTGtacggcctcgcgctggagAAGAACCAGGACATCAATGTCGGGCCTTATGCGTGGAAGACGGAGGTTGACCTCGGGTATGTGGC CACCCTCGGCATCCCGTACAAGCTCGTCGGGCGCACGTACGACGAGATCCGGGGCTCgttcgagggcgagacgggTAACCCCAAGGTGACGGTCCCGACGATCGTCACCGACGAGGGCTACATCACCGACTCGTGGGTGATTGCCGAGTGG CTCGAGTCCAAGTACGGCAAGCCGGAGCGCTCGCTcttcggcggcagcgaggagggcaaggcgtTTGCGCGCTTCATCAACCTGTGGGCGGACAATGACCTCGGGGACCAGGTCAAGATTCTCTTCGCGCCTTGG CTCTACCAGGCGCAGGACCCCGTCTCGGCCGGCTGGTTCCGCAAgaccaagctcggcgacagcCAGGAAGCGGTCGACGGGCTGGTCAAGGCGAGCAAGGACCCGCAGTGGGTCGACAACCAGTCCGCGGTCGTGCGCGACAAGCTGCAGACGCTCGAgaagcagctcgcgctcaacaaGGAGGCGGGGCGCGGGCCGTTCATCGCGGGCACAGAGTACCCCACCCACGCGGACGCGGCCGTGTTTGGCTGGTAtgcggcttcggcggcggtgcgcccgtacgacctcgtcgagaagaTCTGGAACCACGAGTCGCTGCCCCTTGTTTCGGGGTGGGTTAAGGATGTGAGCCGCGTCTCGGGGGTCAAGGTCACGTACCCTTACTAG